One Papaver somniferum cultivar HN1 chromosome 10, ASM357369v1, whole genome shotgun sequence genomic window carries:
- the LOC113316218 gene encoding uncharacterized protein LOC113316218, with protein sequence MVELWFLRNDICYDNGKPDLLKIQNKIKKIAYDCQCRIKGVMWGTATERDILLFFHIQYGKLSRHKITVIYFCLPEKDELLLCCDGASRGNLGIAGYGFIVRNSAGVFVYTETGGLGIVSNYVAKFIASIRALEWALENQKTKVILQSDSKACIISLIQQRIPWFLLVRWQKIINNSLSFSFRHAYRETNFSADHFAKKGVYLMKGQRLCFDN encoded by the coding sequence ATGGTGGAACTGTGGTTTCTGAGAAATGATATCTGTTATGATAATGGTAAACCTGATTTGCTCAAGATTCAAAATAAGATCAAGAAAATAGCCTATGATTGTCAATGTAGAATAAAAGGAGTTATGTGGGGGACTGCTACTGAGAGGGATAttcttttatttttccatattcaaTATGGCAAACTTAGCAGACACAAGATAACTGTTATTTACTTCTGTTTGCCTGAGAAAGATGAACTTCTGttatgttgtgatggagcttcTAGGGGCAACCTGGGAATTGCTGGTTATGGGTTTATTGTTAGAAACTCTGCAGGAGTTTTTGTTTATACTGAAACTGGTGGTCTGGGAATTGTTTCAAACTATGTTGCAAAATTCATAGCTAGTATAAGAGCTCTGGAATGGGCTCTTGAAAACCAGAAGACAAAAGTTATTCTACAATCTGATTCTAAAGCTTGCATTATATCCTTAATACAACAAAGAATACCTTGGTTTCTACTGGTAAGATGGCAGAAGATCATCAACAACTCTCTATCTTTTTCTTTCAGGCATGCTTACAGGGAGACCAACTTTTCTGCTGATCATTTTGCCAAAAAGGGAGTTTACTTGATGAAGGGACAAAGATTGTGCTTTGATAACTGA